The following are encoded in a window of Amycolatopsis solani genomic DNA:
- a CDS encoding aminoglycoside phosphotransferase family protein has product MSLGPPPKRIDVTEDQVRRLVAEQFPQWAGLPVRPVVNGGWDNRTFHLGDAMSARLPSAAEYALAVEKEQRWLPVLAPRLPLPVPVPLAEGKPGADFPFAWSVYPWLDGEPATAERIADPAGFAADLAGFLVALQGVDTTGAPGPGTHNWFRGGTLRTYDELVRHLLDGQTGEIWQTALDAPWDGEVRWFHGDVAAGNLLLDNGKLAAVIDFGTCGAGDPACDLAIAWTLLTADSRRVFRERLAVDDATWARGRGWALWKTLVTCARTRGRTDREAVEAQRVLAEIRAG; this is encoded by the coding sequence ATGAGCCTCGGCCCGCCGCCCAAGCGCATCGACGTCACCGAGGACCAGGTGCGCCGGCTCGTTGCCGAGCAGTTCCCGCAGTGGGCCGGTCTCCCGGTGCGGCCGGTGGTGAACGGCGGCTGGGACAACCGGACCTTCCACCTCGGCGACGCGATGTCGGCGCGGCTGCCCAGCGCGGCCGAGTACGCGCTGGCGGTCGAAAAGGAACAGCGCTGGCTCCCCGTCCTCGCGCCCCGGCTGCCGCTGCCCGTCCCGGTCCCGCTGGCGGAAGGCAAGCCCGGCGCGGACTTCCCGTTCGCGTGGTCGGTGTACCCCTGGCTCGACGGCGAACCGGCGACCGCGGAACGCATCGCCGATCCCGCCGGGTTCGCCGCCGACCTGGCCGGGTTCCTGGTGGCGCTGCAGGGCGTCGACACCACCGGCGCGCCCGGTCCGGGCACGCACAACTGGTTCCGGGGCGGCACTCTGCGCACCTACGACGAGCTGGTCCGGCACCTGCTCGACGGGCAAACCGGCGAAATCTGGCAGACCGCGCTCGACGCACCTTGGGATGGAGAGGTGCGCTGGTTCCACGGCGACGTCGCCGCGGGGAACCTGCTGCTGGACAACGGAAAGCTGGCCGCGGTCATCGACTTCGGCACCTGCGGCGCCGGCGACCCGGCCTGCGACCTGGCCATCGCGTGGACGCTGCTGACCGCCGACAGCCGCCGCGTGTTCCGCGAGCGGCTGGCCGTCGACGACGCCACGTGGGCCCGCGGCCGCGGCTGGGCCCTCTGGAAGACCCTCGTCACCTGCGCCCGCACCCGGGGCCGCACCGACCGCGAAGCCGTCGAGGCCCAGCGCGTCCTCGCCGAAATCCGCGCCGGGTAA
- a CDS encoding FAD-dependent monooxygenase, producing the protein MRVLVAGGGISGTVTAMALKLAGHEPVVFEAYPAGGDDVGAFLTIMHNGMDALRAIGADGPVIDASFAAIGVELVTPDGETAGRREFDTEGRDGPRTLTRATLYRVLQAEAARRAVPLERGKRLVGAKPDGGGVTAEFADGTTETGDVLVGADGLHSAVRKLIDPDADAPRYTGQTIVYGYTRAPGLPSAAGIYRMVRGSKAAFGFTTDPEGATFWFARIPDAERSREEIAAVTPAGWREFAHAAFEGEPLPCAEIIAATGDEVFGGHSYDVPRTRIWSTPEMVLVGDAAHAAAPADAQGASMAIEDSVVLAQCLRDLPDPASAFAAYEGLRRERVEKLVASSAGQDVAEKPGWVYAHHIDWDAKVATR; encoded by the coding sequence GTGCGGGTACTGGTTGCGGGTGGCGGCATTTCCGGCACGGTCACGGCGATGGCGCTGAAGCTGGCCGGGCACGAGCCGGTCGTCTTCGAGGCCTACCCGGCCGGCGGGGACGACGTCGGCGCGTTCCTCACGATCATGCACAACGGCATGGACGCCCTGCGCGCGATCGGCGCCGACGGGCCGGTGATCGACGCGTCCTTCGCGGCGATCGGCGTCGAGCTGGTCACCCCGGACGGCGAAACCGCCGGGCGGCGGGAGTTCGACACCGAAGGCCGCGACGGGCCACGCACCCTGACCCGGGCGACGCTCTACCGCGTCCTGCAGGCCGAAGCCGCACGCCGGGCCGTCCCGCTCGAACGGGGCAAACGCCTGGTCGGCGCGAAGCCGGACGGCGGTGGTGTCACGGCCGAATTCGCCGATGGCACCACCGAAACGGGTGACGTGCTGGTCGGCGCGGACGGGTTGCACTCGGCGGTCAGGAAGCTGATCGACCCGGACGCCGACGCGCCGCGCTACACCGGCCAGACCATCGTCTACGGCTACACGCGGGCGCCCGGGCTCCCGTCGGCGGCCGGCATCTACCGGATGGTCCGCGGCAGCAAGGCGGCCTTCGGGTTCACCACGGACCCGGAGGGTGCGACGTTCTGGTTCGCCCGCATCCCCGACGCCGAGCGCTCCCGCGAGGAAATCGCGGCGGTCACCCCGGCGGGGTGGCGCGAGTTCGCGCACGCCGCGTTCGAGGGAGAACCGTTGCCCTGCGCGGAAATCATCGCCGCGACGGGCGACGAGGTGTTCGGCGGCCACTCCTACGACGTCCCCCGGACGCGGATCTGGTCGACGCCGGAAATGGTGCTCGTCGGCGACGCCGCCCACGCCGCGGCCCCGGCGGACGCCCAGGGGGCGTCGATGGCGATCGAAGACAGCGTCGTCCTCGCGCAGTGCCTGCGTGACCTACCGGATCCGGCGTCGGCGTTCGCGGCGTACGAAGGGCTTCGCCGGGAGCGCGTCGAGAAGCTGGTCGCGTCGAGCGCGGGCCAGGACGTCGCGGAAAAGCCGGGCTGGGTCTACGCGCACCACATCGACTGGGACGCGAAGGTCGCCACCCGATGA
- a CDS encoding MCE family protein has translation MKRFAGVLAGLLVLAGCSDGGFNGLYGTPLPGGADVGEHPYHVTALFTDVLDLVPQSSVKVNDVAVGRVDKISLTPDTRSALVAMTVNGDIALPANARAELKQSSLLGEKFVELSVPTAEPASGHLGDGAQIPLGRTNRNPEVEEVLGALSLLLNGGGVEQIQKISHELNDALSGNEPEIRALLSRVDELATQLDGHRTEIVRAIDGLAKLSKTLTGQTQNLSNALDNLAPGLKIVTDQRDQLVGMLTALNSLSGVAVDTVTKSRDQLVANLKALQPTLTKLGEAGQNLPNALQILLTYPFPDYAGNVIKGDYANVEANVNLDLDTLIQNFTNSSQPPIALPQTIGGPAPVAPPLPLPDVGSVPQAAGPNLLGGLLGLIGGGR, from the coding sequence GTGAAGCGGTTCGCCGGGGTGCTCGCCGGGCTGCTCGTGCTCGCCGGCTGCAGTGACGGCGGGTTCAACGGCCTCTACGGCACGCCGCTGCCCGGCGGCGCCGACGTCGGCGAGCACCCGTACCACGTCACGGCGTTGTTCACCGACGTCCTGGACCTGGTGCCGCAGTCGAGCGTCAAGGTCAACGACGTCGCCGTCGGGCGGGTCGACAAGATTTCCCTGACGCCGGACACGCGGTCCGCGCTGGTCGCGATGACGGTGAACGGCGACATCGCGCTGCCCGCGAACGCCCGCGCCGAGCTGAAGCAGTCTTCGCTGCTGGGCGAGAAGTTCGTCGAGCTGAGCGTGCCGACGGCCGAACCGGCGTCCGGGCACCTCGGCGACGGCGCGCAGATCCCGCTCGGGCGCACCAACCGCAACCCCGAGGTCGAGGAGGTGCTCGGCGCGTTGTCCCTGCTGCTCAACGGCGGCGGCGTGGAGCAGATCCAGAAGATCAGCCACGAGCTCAACGACGCGCTTTCGGGCAACGAGCCGGAAATCCGCGCGCTGCTGTCGCGAGTGGACGAACTGGCCACGCAGCTGGACGGGCACCGGACCGAGATCGTCCGCGCGATCGACGGGCTCGCGAAGCTGTCCAAGACGTTGACCGGGCAGACGCAGAACCTGTCGAACGCGCTGGACAACCTGGCGCCGGGCCTGAAGATCGTCACCGACCAGCGCGACCAGCTCGTCGGGATGCTCACCGCGCTCAACTCGCTTTCCGGTGTCGCGGTGGACACGGTCACGAAGAGCCGGGACCAGCTGGTCGCGAACCTCAAAGCGTTGCAGCCGACGCTGACCAAGCTCGGCGAGGCCGGCCAGAACCTGCCGAACGCGTTGCAGATCCTGCTGACCTACCCGTTCCCGGACTACGCGGGCAACGTGATCAAGGGCGACTACGCCAACGTCGAGGCGAACGTGAACCTCGACCTCGACACGCTGATCCAGAACTTCACGAACTCGTCGCAGCCGCCGATCGCCCTGCCCCAGACCATCGGCGGCCCAGCGCCGGTCGCGCCGCCGTTGCCCCTGCCCGACGTCGGGTCGGTGCCGCAGGCCGCGGGCCCGAACCTGCTGGGCGGCCTGCTCGGCCTGATCGGGGGTGGCCGGTGA
- a CDS encoding LacI family DNA-binding transcriptional regulator: MVTAREIAQLCGVSVATVSRVFNRPATVSEATRTHVERVARELDFSPNESARALSRQRSAMVGLVWDTDHRRPGWRHPFLQDLLLGLKSALSSHGYHLLLLATSDDARHRHPGVSLADPVGYVGMTRRHHLAGLVLIDSGTDADAFGTFAQSGLPCVALDVALAGPRATYVTSDNAAGAAEAVRHLAALGHRRIATITGPRGNAPAAARTDGYRRGLAEAGLPVREDYVVTGDFYRESGFVGMRRLLSRKDPPTAVFAASDEMAVGALLAARTAGLRVPADLAVVGFDDIEVASLVDPALTTVAQDKPGFGTAAAGALLAMIENASAPEPVRLPTKLVIRDSCGARS; the protein is encoded by the coding sequence ATGGTCACCGCCCGAGAGATCGCGCAGCTCTGCGGGGTTTCCGTCGCGACCGTGTCGCGGGTGTTCAACCGCCCCGCGACGGTCAGCGAGGCGACCCGCACCCACGTCGAGCGGGTCGCCCGGGAGCTCGACTTCTCGCCGAACGAGTCGGCGCGGGCGCTCTCGCGGCAGCGCTCGGCGATGGTCGGGCTGGTCTGGGACACCGACCACCGGCGGCCCGGCTGGCGGCACCCCTTCTTGCAGGACCTGTTGCTGGGCCTCAAATCCGCGCTCAGCTCGCACGGCTACCACCTGCTGCTGCTCGCCACGAGCGACGACGCCCGCCACCGCCACCCCGGGGTGTCGCTGGCCGATCCGGTCGGGTACGTCGGCATGACCCGCCGCCACCACTTGGCCGGCCTGGTGCTCATCGACAGCGGGACCGACGCCGACGCGTTCGGCACGTTCGCCCAGTCCGGGCTGCCGTGCGTCGCGCTGGACGTGGCCCTCGCCGGCCCGCGGGCAACCTACGTGACCTCCGACAACGCCGCCGGCGCCGCCGAGGCCGTCCGGCACCTGGCCGCGCTCGGGCACCGCCGGATCGCCACGATCACCGGCCCGCGCGGCAACGCGCCCGCCGCCGCCCGCACCGACGGCTACCGCCGCGGGCTGGCCGAAGCGGGGTTGCCGGTGCGCGAGGACTACGTGGTGACCGGGGACTTCTACCGCGAGAGCGGCTTCGTCGGCATGCGGCGGCTCCTGTCCCGCAAGGACCCGCCGACGGCGGTGTTCGCGGCCAGCGACGAGATGGCGGTCGGCGCCCTGCTGGCCGCCCGCACGGCCGGGCTGCGGGTGCCGGCCGACCTGGCGGTGGTGGGGTTCGACGACATCGAAGTGGCGTCCCTGGTGGACCCGGCGCTCACGACGGTGGCCCAGGACAAACCGGGCTTCGGCACGGCGGCGGCCGGCGCGCTGCTGGCGATGATCGAGAACGCGAGCGCCCCGGAACCGGTGCGGCTGCCCACGAAACTGGTCATCCGCGACTCGTGCGGCGCCCGGTCGTGA
- a CDS encoding MCE family protein: protein MTTRKIRVQLIAFVVIAVVSVVYAGGRYAGLDRLFGNRGYVVTAQLTDSGGIFVNSEVAYRGVTVGRVAGMTLTEHGVDVALDIDAGAPDIPADAHAQVANRSAVGEQFVDLLPQHDSGPYLKDGSVITRDKTSLPPSPDTVLSHLDDLVASVHPDSLRTVVDETYNAFAGAGPELQQLLDSTGSLTAVATQYVPQTQGLFANSRVVLDTQQRQAANITDFASGLRTISGQLKKSDPDLRRVIAEAPQLSRQISDVLAASGTDLGVLFANLLTTAQITSSRRDSIEELLVAYPIIGAFSPSTSPDGTGHLGVVFNFFDPASCTKGYEGTKQRPANDLTEGPVNMNAYCAEPPGSPTGVRGSQNAPYAGKPPAIAAAPSQTAASAPQPLPGMLSLLTGPSSGGLGRLLGAP from the coding sequence GTGACCACCCGCAAGATCCGCGTCCAGCTGATCGCGTTCGTCGTCATCGCGGTGGTTTCGGTGGTCTACGCCGGCGGCCGCTACGCGGGGCTGGACCGGCTGTTCGGCAACCGCGGCTACGTCGTCACGGCGCAGCTCACCGACTCCGGCGGCATCTTCGTCAACTCCGAAGTCGCCTACCGCGGGGTGACGGTCGGCCGCGTGGCCGGGATGACGCTCACCGAGCACGGCGTCGACGTCGCCCTCGACATCGACGCGGGCGCCCCGGACATCCCGGCCGACGCGCACGCCCAGGTGGCGAACCGGTCGGCGGTGGGGGAGCAGTTCGTCGACCTGCTGCCGCAGCACGACAGCGGGCCGTATTTGAAGGACGGTTCGGTGATCACCCGGGACAAGACGTCGTTGCCGCCGTCGCCGGACACCGTGCTGTCGCACCTGGACGACCTCGTGGCGAGCGTGCACCCGGACTCGCTGCGGACGGTCGTCGACGAGACGTACAACGCGTTCGCCGGTGCCGGCCCGGAACTGCAGCAGCTGCTGGACAGCACCGGCTCGCTGACCGCCGTCGCCACCCAGTACGTCCCGCAGACCCAAGGGCTGTTCGCGAACTCGCGGGTGGTGCTGGACACGCAGCAGCGGCAGGCCGCGAACATCACCGACTTCGCTTCGGGGCTGCGCACGATTTCGGGTCAGCTCAAGAAGTCCGACCCGGATCTGCGCCGGGTGATCGCGGAGGCCCCGCAGCTGAGCAGGCAGATCAGCGACGTGCTGGCCGCGTCCGGCACCGATCTGGGCGTGCTGTTCGCGAACTTGCTGACGACCGCGCAGATCACGTCGTCCCGGCGCGACTCGATCGAGGAACTGCTGGTGGCGTACCCGATCATCGGGGCGTTCTCGCCGTCGACGTCCCCGGACGGCACAGGCCACCTGGGCGTGGTGTTCAACTTTTTTGACCCGGCTTCGTGCACGAAGGGCTACGAGGGGACGAAGCAGCGTCCGGCGAACGATCTCACCGAGGGCCCGGTGAACATGAACGCGTACTGCGCCGAGCCGCCGGGCAGCCCGACCGGGGTGCGCGGCTCGCAGAACGCGCCCTACGCGGGTAAACCGCCGGCCATCGCGGCCGCACCTTCACAGACCGCGGCCTCGGCTCCACAGCCGCTGCCGGGGATGCTGAGCCTGCTGACGGGCCCGTCATCGGGCGGCCTGGGCCGGCTGCTGGGCGCGCCGTGA
- a CDS encoding HNH endonuclease signature motif containing protein, whose protein sequence is MDRQAVWQADAEALADRLRSLLTVVRSAEAEIGALLVEIESRGVMELFGYRSVARLFEHLADVPRAAAERTVTRAHALHSSVSLDAGPALAPATAAAAASGALSTPMIDTIVETLTRIPVEHRESAEADLLTFAADAGHKQVAAFGARIIAHLDPDGTPPVDTDPVTPARELSLRRKRTGTWELSGRFDDETGTRAHALLDALAERRTTPDEGPDLRSPQERYGDAFSDAVDLALNAPDLPMQAGERAHVLVAVSLTDLQSGLGTATLGDTGRISAAEARVHACDCKLIPAVLGAQSEPLDVGRARRLITPGLRRALFLRDRGCAFPGCHRPPRHCQGHHIRHWADGGPTELANLVLLCAHHHRLLHRSGWQVRIAADGHPEFLPPMFLDKRRKPRRNNLHQPLPFAA, encoded by the coding sequence GTGGACAGACAAGCGGTGTGGCAAGCGGACGCGGAGGCCTTGGCCGACCGCCTCCGCTCCCTGCTCACCGTCGTCCGTTCTGCTGAGGCCGAAATCGGTGCACTGCTGGTGGAAATCGAGTCCCGCGGCGTGATGGAGCTGTTCGGCTATCGTTCGGTGGCGCGGTTGTTCGAGCACCTCGCCGACGTTCCCCGGGCGGCCGCCGAACGTACTGTTACCCGCGCGCACGCCTTGCACTCCAGCGTTTCTCTCGATGCCGGTCCCGCCCTGGCTCCCGCCACTGCCGCTGCCGCCGCGTCGGGCGCGTTGAGCACCCCGATGATCGACACGATCGTCGAGACGTTGACCCGGATCCCGGTCGAGCACCGCGAGAGTGCCGAAGCGGACTTGCTCACCTTTGCCGCCGACGCCGGCCACAAACAGGTCGCCGCCTTCGGCGCCCGCATCATCGCCCACCTCGACCCCGACGGCACCCCGCCTGTGGACACCGACCCGGTCACCCCCGCCCGCGAACTCTCCCTGCGCCGCAAACGCACCGGGACCTGGGAGCTGTCGGGCCGCTTCGACGACGAGACCGGCACCCGCGCCCACGCCTTGCTCGACGCCCTGGCCGAGCGCCGCACTACCCCCGACGAGGGGCCCGACCTGCGTTCCCCGCAGGAGCGTTACGGCGACGCGTTCTCCGATGCGGTGGACTTGGCCCTCAACGCCCCGGACCTGCCGATGCAGGCCGGGGAACGCGCCCACGTCCTGGTGGCGGTGTCCCTGACCGACCTGCAGTCCGGTCTCGGCACCGCGACCCTGGGCGACACCGGCCGCATCTCCGCGGCCGAGGCCCGCGTCCACGCCTGCGACTGCAAACTGATCCCCGCCGTCCTCGGCGCCCAAAGCGAACCCCTGGATGTGGGCCGAGCCCGCCGCCTGATCACCCCGGGCCTACGCCGCGCCCTATTCCTGCGCGACCGCGGCTGCGCCTTCCCCGGCTGCCACCGCCCACCCCGGCATTGCCAGGGCCACCACATCCGCCACTGGGCCGACGGCGGCCCCACGGAGCTGGCCAACCTGGTCCTGCTCTGCGCGCACCACCACCGGTTGCTGCACCGTTCGGGCTGGCAGGTCCGCATCGCCGCGGATGGTCATCCGGAGTTCCTGCCCCCGATGTTCTTGGACAAGCGCCGAAAACCCAGGCGCAACAACCTGCACCAGCCGCTGCCCTTCGCAGCCTGA
- a CDS encoding ferritin-like domain-containing protein yields MFGKRYTRQLIERSAENATDRRRFLKAAGAAGLGVAGAGALGTALSLGLGSAGATQQYGAQGGDAAKEAASDAAVLNFALNLEYLEANLYSFAVTGYGLNEKYVNGIGNLGKVSGGHAVKFKSEHVKQIAQEIAGDEVAHVNFLRKALDKAAVAQPEIDFQNSFTAAMQAAGLIKEGQTFDPFASENNFLLAAYLFEDVGVSAYKGAAPLVNNKTFLDAAAGILAVEAYHAGIVRAQLFERGLGDVTNKISDARDSLDGKADDDEGVLKGGMANLVPADANGIAFGRSADRVLNIAYLNPDKVSSGGFFPRGLNGDIATSGAKE; encoded by the coding sequence GTGTTCGGAAAACGCTACACACGGCAGCTGATCGAGCGCAGCGCGGAGAACGCGACCGACCGCCGCCGCTTCCTCAAGGCTGCGGGAGCGGCGGGGCTCGGCGTCGCGGGCGCCGGCGCGCTCGGCACGGCGCTGTCGCTGGGGCTCGGCTCGGCCGGTGCCACGCAGCAGTACGGCGCTCAGGGCGGCGACGCCGCGAAGGAGGCGGCCAGCGACGCCGCCGTGCTGAACTTCGCGCTCAACCTGGAGTACCTGGAGGCGAACCTCTACTCGTTCGCCGTCACCGGCTACGGGCTGAACGAGAAGTACGTCAACGGCATCGGCAACCTCGGCAAGGTCTCCGGCGGGCACGCCGTGAAGTTCAAGAGCGAGCACGTCAAGCAGATCGCGCAGGAGATCGCCGGCGACGAGGTCGCGCACGTGAACTTCCTGCGCAAGGCGCTCGACAAGGCGGCCGTCGCGCAGCCGGAGATCGACTTCCAGAACAGCTTCACCGCCGCCATGCAGGCCGCGGGGCTGATCAAGGAAGGCCAGACGTTCGACCCGTTCGCGAGCGAGAACAACTTCCTGCTCGCCGCGTACCTGTTCGAAGACGTCGGCGTGTCCGCCTACAAGGGCGCGGCGCCGCTGGTCAACAACAAGACGTTCCTCGACGCGGCGGCCGGCATCCTCGCGGTCGAGGCCTACCACGCGGGCATCGTGCGCGCGCAGCTGTTCGAACGTGGCCTCGGCGACGTCACGAACAAGATCTCCGACGCCCGCGACAGCCTCGACGGCAAGGCCGACGACGACGAAGGCGTGCTCAAGGGCGGCATGGCGAACCTCGTCCCGGCGGACGCCAACGGCATCGCGTTCGGGCGCTCGGCCGACCGCGTGCTCAACATCGCCTACCTCAACCCGGACAAGGTGTCCTCGGGCGGCTTCTTCCCGCGCGGCCTCAACGGCGACATCGCCACCAGTGGCGCAAAAGAGTGA
- a CDS encoding ABC transporter substrate-binding protein — translation MRPKTTPRLVLAVVCAAVTALSACGSGDAAGGKTKLSLGLFGNFGYTDLIKEYQAAHPDIEITERTAAYSDHHKNLAAHLATGGGAADIEAIDTGYVAQFKATPDKFVDLNTVGGDKLKDRWLSWKWSASLAKGGQQIGYGTDVGGLAICYRRDLFQDAGLPADRDAVSALWPTWQAFFDAGKRFQAKAPNGVKFMDGGPTVLNAIFGQAPVGYYDQSDQLVVDSNQALRTGWDQVVDAVKANLSAGLLYSTPTWNTGFTQGQFATVTCPAWMMTKIKDQAPDTAGKWDVAAVPGGGGNWGGSYLTIPKQGKHTKEAAELAAWLTAPEQQAKVFTSKGLLPSTPSLYDDPKITGYTNPFFNNAPVGKVFTDAAKKLNPQYQGPKAGDVQTEFGNAMQRVEQGKQDGAAAWQQLVGDVAKLK, via the coding sequence ATGCGCCCGAAAACGACACCCCGGCTCGTCTTGGCGGTCGTCTGTGCCGCTGTCACCGCCCTGAGCGCCTGCGGGAGCGGCGACGCCGCCGGCGGGAAGACCAAGCTGAGCCTCGGCCTGTTCGGCAACTTCGGCTACACCGACCTGATCAAGGAGTACCAGGCGGCGCACCCGGACATCGAGATCACCGAGCGGACCGCGGCCTACTCCGACCACCACAAGAACCTCGCCGCGCACCTGGCCACCGGGGGTGGCGCCGCGGACATCGAGGCGATCGACACCGGCTACGTCGCCCAGTTCAAGGCGACCCCGGACAAGTTCGTCGACCTCAACACCGTCGGCGGCGACAAGCTCAAGGACCGCTGGCTGAGCTGGAAGTGGTCGGCGTCGCTGGCCAAGGGCGGGCAGCAGATCGGCTACGGCACCGACGTCGGCGGCCTGGCCATCTGCTACCGCCGCGACCTGTTCCAGGACGCCGGGCTGCCCGCCGACCGCGACGCCGTCTCCGCGCTCTGGCCGACCTGGCAGGCGTTCTTCGACGCGGGCAAGCGCTTCCAGGCCAAGGCGCCGAACGGCGTCAAGTTCATGGACGGCGGCCCGACCGTGCTCAACGCGATCTTCGGCCAGGCGCCGGTCGGCTACTACGACCAGAGCGACCAGCTCGTCGTCGACAGCAACCAGGCCCTGCGCACCGGCTGGGACCAGGTCGTCGACGCGGTCAAGGCGAACCTCTCCGCCGGCCTGCTCTACAGCACGCCGACCTGGAACACCGGCTTCACCCAGGGCCAGTTCGCCACCGTCACCTGCCCGGCCTGGATGATGACCAAGATCAAGGACCAGGCGCCGGACACCGCGGGCAAGTGGGACGTCGCGGCCGTGCCCGGTGGGGGCGGCAACTGGGGCGGCTCCTACCTGACGATCCCCAAGCAGGGCAAGCACACCAAGGAAGCCGCCGAGCTCGCCGCGTGGCTGACCGCACCCGAGCAGCAGGCGAAGGTCTTCACCAGCAAGGGCCTCCTGCCTTCGACGCCGTCGCTCTACGACGACCCGAAGATCACCGGCTACACCAACCCGTTCTTCAACAACGCGCCCGTCGGCAAGGTGTTCACCGACGCGGCGAAGAAGCTGAACCCGCAGTACCAGGGCCCGAAGGCCGGCGACGTGCAGACCGAGTTCGGCAACGCGATGCAGCGCGTCGAACAGGGCAAGCAGGACGGCGCGGCGGCCTGGCAGCAGCTGGTCGGTGACGTGGCGAAGCTGAAGTAA
- a CDS encoding aminotransferase class I/II-fold pyridoxal phosphate-dependent enzyme, whose amino-acid sequence MTTASVDVDTARSDYAALVGRGLSLDITRGKPSPEQLDLSNALLSLPGDGSFKAEDGTDVRNYGGLKGLAELRRVFAGALQVPAGQLLAAGNSSLELMHDAVVQALLSKLPGAERRWADEPQIKFLAPVPGYDRHFALTERFGIELVPVAMTDEGPDMDAVETLVAEDPAVKGIWCVPKYSNPTGVTFSDDVVKRLATMRTAAPDFRIFWDNAYAVHHLTDDEPELADLLALATEAGNADRVFVFGSTSKITLAGAGVGFFGASEANLAWWTGNIGKRTIGPDKVNQLRHAHFLKDEAGVRAHMRKHAEIIGPKFAAVDRILTEELADLASWTKPTGGYFITLTVPQGTAKEVVRLAKEAGVALTPAGATHPHGNDSADAVIRIAPTFPKLAEVEEAVRALAVCVRLAVAERG is encoded by the coding sequence ATGACCACTGCTTCCGTCGACGTCGACACGGCCCGCAGCGACTACGCGGCCCTGGTCGGCCGAGGCCTCTCCCTGGACATCACCCGTGGCAAGCCGTCGCCCGAGCAGCTCGACCTTTCGAACGCGCTGCTGAGCCTTCCCGGCGATGGCTCCTTCAAGGCCGAGGACGGCACCGACGTCCGCAACTACGGTGGCCTGAAGGGGCTCGCCGAGCTGCGGCGCGTCTTCGCCGGGGCGCTGCAGGTTCCCGCCGGGCAGCTGCTCGCCGCCGGGAACTCGAGTCTCGAGCTCATGCACGACGCCGTCGTGCAGGCGCTGCTGAGCAAGCTGCCCGGGGCCGAGCGCCGGTGGGCCGATGAGCCGCAGATCAAGTTCCTCGCGCCCGTTCCGGGGTACGACCGGCACTTCGCGCTCACCGAGCGGTTCGGCATCGAGCTCGTCCCGGTCGCGATGACCGACGAGGGCCCGGACATGGACGCCGTCGAGACGCTGGTCGCCGAAGACCCCGCCGTCAAGGGCATCTGGTGCGTGCCGAAGTACAGCAACCCCACCGGGGTCACGTTCAGTGACGATGTGGTCAAGCGGCTCGCCACCATGCGGACCGCGGCGCCGGACTTCCGGATCTTCTGGGACAACGCCTACGCCGTGCACCACCTGACCGACGACGAGCCGGAGCTGGCCGACCTGCTGGCGCTGGCCACCGAAGCCGGCAACGCGGACCGCGTGTTCGTCTTCGGCTCGACCTCAAAGATCACCCTCGCCGGGGCCGGCGTCGGGTTCTTCGGCGCTTCCGAGGCCAACCTCGCCTGGTGGACCGGCAACATCGGCAAGCGCACCATCGGCCCGGACAAGGTCAACCAGCTGCGCCACGCCCACTTCCTCAAGGACGAAGCCGGCGTCCGCGCGCACATGCGCAAGCACGCCGAGATCATCGGGCCGAAGTTCGCGGCCGTCGACCGCATCCTCACCGAGGAGCTGGCCGACCTGGCGTCCTGGACCAAGCCGACCGGCGGGTACTTCATCACGCTGACCGTCCCCCAGGGCACCGCGAAGGAGGTCGTGCGGCTGGCCAAGGAGGCCGGGGTCGCGCTGACCCCCGCCGGGGCGACCCACCCGCACGGGAACGACTCGGCCGACGCCGTCATCCGGATCGCGCCGACCTTCCCGAAGCTCGCCGAGGTCGAAGAGGCCGTCCGCGCGCTCGCCGTCTGCGTCCGGCTCGCCGTCGCGGAACGCGGCTGA